A stretch of the Macaca thibetana thibetana isolate TM-01 chromosome X, ASM2454274v1, whole genome shotgun sequence genome encodes the following:
- the LOC126945328 gene encoding melanoma-associated antigen B6-like isoform X2: MPRGQKSKLRAREKRQETHGQPQGLTGPQVTAEKQEESHSSSSSSHDCLGTRRRSSDASVPQESQGGASPTGSPDAGVSCSKSEVAVKGQDEKSPSTSPDASISQESQGASPTGSPDAGVSCSKSEVAVKGQDEKSPSTSPDASISQESQGASPTGFPDAGVSGSKYDVAAKGQDEESVRASQKAIIFKRLSQDPLKRKACALVQLLQEKFEKKESILKADMLKRVGKRYKHYFPEILNRTSERLAVAFGVELKEMDSSGESYTLVSKLGLSSEGILNDAKGLRKSGLLMSVLGVIFMKGNRATEEEVWEFLSCLGIYAGMTHPIYGDPQKLITEDLVQDKYVVYRQVRNSDPPRYEFLWGPRAHAETTKMRVLRVLAKSNNTSPGLYPHLYEDALMDEVERALRLRA, encoded by the exons ATGCCTCGGGGTCAGAAGAGTAAGCTCCGTGCCCGTGAGAAACGCCAGGAGACCCATGGTCAGCCACAGGGTCTCACAGGTCCCCAGGTCACTGCAGAGAAGCAAGAAGAGTCCCactcttcctcatcctcttctCACGATTGTCTGGGGACTCGTCGTAGGTCTTCTGATGCCTCCGTTCCTCAGGAGTCTCAGGGA GGAGCTTCACCCACTGGCTCTCCTGATGCAGGTGTTTCATGCTCAAAATCTGAAGTGGCTGTCAAGGGTCAAGATGAGAAAAGTCCGAGCACCTCCCCTGATGCCTCCATTTCTCAGGAGTCTCAGGGAGCTTCACCCACTGGCTCTCCTGATGCAGGTGTTTCATGCTCAAAATCTGAAGTGGCTGTCAAGGGTCAAGATGAGAAAAGTCCGAGCACCTCCCCTGATGCCTCCATTTCTCAGGAGTCTCAGGGAGCTTCACCCACTGGCTTTCCTGATGCAGGTGTTTCAGGCTCAAAATATGATGTGGCTGCCAAGGGTCAAGATGAGGAAAGTGTAAGAGCCTCACAGAAAGCCATCATTTTTAAGCGCTTAAGCCAAGATCCTCTAAAGAGGAAGGCGTGCGCATTGGTGCAATTGCTGCAGGAGAAGTTTGAGAAGAAAGAGTCCATTTTGAAGGCAGACATGCTGAAGCGTGTTGGCAAACGTTACAAGCACTACTTCCCTGAGATCCTCAACAGAACCTCCGAACGTTTGGCGGTGGCCTTTGGCGTTGAATTGAAAGAAATGGATTCCAGCGGCGAGTCCTACACCCTTGTTAGCAAGCTGGGTCTCTCCAGTGAAGGAATTCTGAATGATGCTAAGGGGCTGCGGAAGTCGGGTCTCCTGATGTCGGTCCTGGGTGTGATCTTCATGAAAGGTAACCGTGCCACTGAAGAGGAGGTCTGGGAGTTCCTGAGTTGTTTGGGGATCTATGCTGGGATGACACACCCAATCTATGGGGATCCCCAGAAGCTCATTACTGAAGATTTGGTGCAAGATAAGTACGTGGTTTACCGGCAGGTGCGCAACAGTGATCCTCCACGCTATGAGTTCCTGTGGGGTCCACGAGCCCATGCTGAAACCACCAAGATGAGAGTCCTGCGTGTTTTGGCCAAGAGCAATAACACCAGCCCTGGTTTATACCCCCATCTGTATGAAGACGCTTTGATGGATGAGGTAGAGAGAGCATTGAGACTGAGAGCTTAA
- the LOC126945328 gene encoding melanoma-associated antigen B6-like isoform X1 → MPRGQKSKLRAREKRQETHGQPQGLTGPQVTAEKQEESHSSSSSSHDCLGTRRRSSDASVPQESQGVSPTGSPDAVVSCLKSDVAAKGQDEKSASTSPKASIPQESQGVSPTGSPDAGISCSKSDVAAKGQDEKSASTSLEASIPQESQGASPTGSPDAGVSGSKYDVAAKGQDEESVRASQKAIIFKRLSQDPLKRKACALVQLLQEKFEKKESILKADMLKRVGKRYKHYFPEILNRTSERLAVAFGVELKEMDSSGESYTLVSKLGLSSEGILNDAKGLRKSGLLMSVLGVIFMKGNRATEEEVWEFLSCLGIYAGMTHPIYGDPQKLITEDLVQDKYVVYRQVRNSDPPRYEFLWGPRAHAETTKMRVLRVLAKSNNTSPGLYPHLYEDALMDEVERALRLRA, encoded by the exons ATGCCTCGGGGTCAGAAGAGTAAGCTCCGTGCCCGTGAGAAACGCCAGGAGACCCATGGTCAGCCACAGGGTCTCACAGGTCCCCAGGTCACTGCAGAGAAGCAAGAAGAGTCCCactcttcctcatcctcttctCACGATTGTCTGGGGACTCGTCGTAGGTCTTCTGATGCCTCCGTTCCTCAGGAGTCTCAGGGAGTGTCACCCACTGGGTCTCCTGATGCAGTTGTTTCATGCTTAAAATCTGATGTGGCTGCTAAGGGCCAAGATGAGAAAAGTGCAAGCACCTCCCCCAAAGCCTCCATTCCTCAGGAGTCTCAGGGAGTTTCACCCACTGGCTCTCCTGATGCAGGTATTTCATGCTCAAAATCTGATGTGGCTGCCAAGGGCCAAGATGAGAAAAGTGCAAGCACCTCCCTTGAAGCCTCCATTCCCCAGGAGTCTCAGGGAGCTTCACCCACTGGCTCTCCTGATGCAG GTGTTTCAGGCTCAAAATATGATGTGGCTGCCAAGGGTCAAGATGAGGAAAGTGTAAGAGCCTCACAGAAAGCCATCATTTTTAAGCGCTTAAGCCAAGATCCTCTAAAGAGGAAGGCGTGCGCATTGGTGCAATTGCTGCAGGAGAAGTTTGAGAAGAAAGAGTCCATTTTGAAGGCAGACATGCTGAAGCGTGTTGGCAAACGTTACAAGCACTACTTCCCTGAGATCCTCAACAGAACCTCCGAACGTTTGGCGGTGGCCTTTGGCGTTGAATTGAAAGAAATGGATTCCAGCGGCGAGTCCTACACCCTTGTTAGCAAGCTGGGTCTCTCCAGTGAAGGAATTCTGAATGATGCTAAGGGGCTGCGGAAGTCGGGTCTCCTGATGTCGGTCCTGGGTGTGATCTTCATGAAAGGTAACCGTGCCACTGAAGAGGAGGTCTGGGAGTTCCTGAGTTGTTTGGGGATCTATGCTGGGATGACACACCCAATCTATGGGGATCCCCAGAAGCTCATTACTGAAGATTTGGTGCAAGATAAGTACGTGGTTTACCGGCAGGTGCGCAACAGTGATCCTCCACGCTATGAGTTCCTGTGGGGTCCACGAGCCCATGCTGAAACCACCAAGATGAGAGTCCTGCGTGTTTTGGCCAAGAGCAATAACACCAGCCCTGGTTTATACCCCCATCTGTATGAAGACGCTTTGATGGATGAGGTAGAGAGAGCATTGAGACTGAGAGCTTAA